A section of the Chryseobacterium scophthalmum genome encodes:
- a CDS encoding MATE family efflux transporter — protein sequence MDRKTFILKGDLKKVMWETSWPAVAAIVLYGINNFLDAIFVGYLINTKALAAVGMAFPLSQIVLGFGRLVGIGAGAAVSIWIGENRQDKLYKLFGSFNFLCIFFSLICTVPAYIFAHELMAMMGAKGELQTIAVEYFRVTLIGTIFWIYGLALNMLIRAEGKMKTAAVMIAIGLVIDIILKPIFISTLEMGVSGAAWATNCGMLIYSLLGFYYYIKGKSSFKTNWRSVSYHPEIGKRILKLGLPEMILSVMGVVQSIIIFNAIASYGTEDDISFFTVLNRFFLFLLTPLFGLMRGLQPVVGINFGAGQFERARQFLKTYILAGVAILSPFFLMAMIFPEQLIGLMLPGYTVNTSQIQDFRLFFSVLPLLPITVLALSYYPAVNDSKKASFLVFLRQLILYIPLMLILPYYFGVKSIYWGSALIEVIVGVTTFIILRKGIAKPKMQLT from the coding sequence ATGGATCGCAAAACATTCATCTTAAAAGGTGACTTAAAAAAGGTCATGTGGGAAACTTCATGGCCTGCCGTTGCGGCGATTGTTTTATACGGAATCAATAATTTTCTGGACGCTATTTTCGTTGGTTATTTAATTAATACGAAAGCTCTTGCTGCGGTAGGAATGGCTTTTCCGTTGTCGCAAATTGTTTTAGGATTTGGAAGATTGGTAGGAATTGGCGCAGGTGCAGCTGTAAGTATTTGGATTGGCGAAAACAGACAGGATAAATTATATAAACTGTTTGGAAGCTTCAATTTTCTATGTATATTTTTCTCTTTAATTTGTACAGTTCCCGCTTATATTTTTGCTCATGAATTGATGGCCATGATGGGTGCAAAAGGAGAGTTACAAACGATTGCGGTCGAATATTTTCGAGTTACGCTGATTGGAACTATATTCTGGATTTATGGTTTAGCTTTAAATATGCTGATTCGCGCAGAAGGAAAAATGAAAACCGCTGCTGTGATGATTGCAATCGGATTAGTCATCGATATTATTTTAAAACCAATTTTTATTTCGACTTTAGAAATGGGCGTTTCCGGCGCAGCTTGGGCAACCAATTGCGGAATGCTGATTTATTCTTTACTTGGATTTTATTATTATATTAAAGGTAAAAGTTCTTTCAAGACCAATTGGAGATCGGTTTCTTATCATCCTGAAATTGGAAAAAGAATTTTAAAATTAGGACTTCCGGAAATGATTTTATCCGTAATGGGAGTTGTGCAAAGTATTATTATTTTTAATGCGATTGCTTCTTACGGAACGGAAGACGACATTTCTTTTTTCACTGTTTTAAATCGGTTTTTCCTGTTTTTACTAACTCCTTTATTTGGATTGATGCGAGGTTTACAGCCTGTTGTAGGAATTAATTTCGGAGCCGGACAATTTGAAAGAGCAAGACAATTTTTAAAAACCTATATTTTGGCAGGAGTTGCGATACTTTCGCCTTTCTTTTTGATGGCAATGATTTTTCCGGAACAATTGATCGGATTAATGCTTCCAGGATATACAGTAAACACAAGTCAGATTCAGGATTTCAGATTATTTTTCTCTGTACTTCCTTTATTACCGATTACTGTTTTAGCACTCTCCTATTATCCTGCGGTGAACGATAGTAAAAAAGCGAGTTTCCTTGTTTTTTTGCGGCAACTGATTCTTTATATTCCATTAATGCTCATTCTTCCCTATTATTTTGGAGTGAAAAGTATTTATTGGGGAAGTGCTTTGATAGAAGTAATTGTGGGAGTGACCACTTTTATTATATTAAGGAAAGGTATTGCTAAACCAAAGATGCAGCTTACATAA
- a CDS encoding lysine N(6)-hydroxylase/L-ornithine N(5)-oxygenase family protein, producing the protein MENNKIYDIIGIGIGPFNLGLAALLEPVGSIDSLFLDQAQGFDWHPGLMLDNATLQVPFMADLVTMADPKSKYSFLNFLKETDRLYKFFIREDFFILRKEYNLYCQWTADQLENCLFGKKVENITFDETQKIYIIEVLDLKNNDVKKYYTKKLSLGTGTQPKLPEFMKDKNYPKVIHTSEYLNHKEEILNSRSVSIIGSGQSAAEIFQDLLPETDEDLSMSWFTRPDRFFPMEYSKLTLELTSPEYVDHFYQMPSNQRKNILAKQHPLYKGINFDLINDIFDTMYEMSVGNVPLHVELKPSCQLDSISPEGNSYVLNFTHVQDKVTFNHTSGYVILATGYTYNEPKFLKGIENQIQRNEDRLFDVSRYYTIDNEENLFVQNVELHTHGFVTPDLGMCAYRNAIIINSIAGKEIYKVEKRIAFQQFNTSKEWIAKHSS; encoded by the coding sequence TTGGAAAACAACAAAATATACGACATCATCGGGATCGGAATTGGTCCTTTTAATCTTGGATTGGCAGCACTTTTAGAACCTGTAGGATCTATAGATTCACTTTTTTTGGACCAGGCACAAGGTTTTGACTGGCATCCTGGTTTAATGCTTGACAACGCTACTTTGCAAGTTCCTTTTATGGCAGATCTGGTGACGATGGCAGATCCGAAAAGTAAATATAGCTTCCTGAATTTCTTAAAGGAAACCGACCGTTTGTACAAATTTTTTATAAGAGAAGATTTTTTTATTTTAAGAAAAGAATACAATCTGTATTGTCAATGGACAGCCGATCAATTGGAAAATTGTCTTTTCGGAAAAAAGGTTGAAAACATTACGTTTGACGAAACTCAGAAAATTTACATCATCGAAGTTTTAGATCTAAAAAACAATGATGTTAAAAAATATTATACTAAAAAACTCTCTTTAGGAACAGGAACTCAGCCCAAGTTACCTGAATTTATGAAAGATAAAAACTATCCGAAAGTTATTCATACTTCAGAATATTTAAATCACAAAGAAGAAATTTTAAATTCAAGATCGGTTTCTATTATCGGTTCCGGGCAAAGTGCTGCTGAAATTTTTCAGGATCTTCTTCCGGAAACAGATGAAGATTTATCGATGAGCTGGTTTACAAGACCCGACCGTTTTTTCCCGATGGAATATTCGAAACTGACATTAGAATTGACTTCACCGGAATATGTTGACCATTTTTATCAGATGCCTTCCAATCAGCGTAAAAATATTTTAGCGAAACAACATCCGCTTTATAAAGGAATTAATTTTGACCTCATCAACGATATTTTTGATACGATGTACGAAATGAGCGTTGGAAATGTTCCTCTACATGTAGAATTAAAACCAAGTTGCCAACTGGATTCTATTTCTCCTGAAGGAAATTCTTATGTCTTAAATTTCACTCATGTTCAGGATAAAGTTACTTTTAACCACACTTCAGGTTATGTGATTTTAGCAACGGGATATACCTATAACGAGCCGAAATTCTTGAAAGGAATCGAAAATCAAATTCAAAGAAACGAAGATCGTTTGTTTGATGTAAGTCGATATTACACCATCGATAATGAAGAAAATCTTTTTGTACAAAATGTAGAGCTTCACACGCACGGTTTTGTCACTCCGGACTTGGGAATGTGTGCTTACAGAAATGCCATTATCATTAATTCTATTGCCGGAAAAGAAATTTATAAAGTAGAAAAACGCATTGCCTTTCAGCAATTCAATACCTCAAAAGAATGGATCGCAAAACATTCATCTTAA
- a CDS encoding GNAT family N-acetyltransferase translates to MNTLKLTNQQYAEKINYTALINCYMREFTNWSRYLGIPKYDIAIARNIRKTPTNLHIRIDFSSIGCDVYIPVTYFSETGRHLFDFPVLRRVLETDEVSEVDIYGFMTLIAEYSRGIHSDIDASTVLKRLNNSIENLTTYLDHLVENNKSVNDLEMSFIEAEQSLVLGHILHPVPKSKQGFNQEDLLKYSPETSGQFQLFYFLINPENVIEKNADGKFVTKELGEKIYPLLNSEHKKLWDEFPDYQIVPMHPWEAEYLLVQEDVQIMQEQGILLALGHYGEFFTPTSSVRTVYSENSKWMYKFSLHVKITNSERINLYPELHRGHDISQLLKTDWGKDLQKDYPEIDFMVDPAFIAVKFNDKIINGFNISSRRNPFQGEDKTKNVTLLAALCQDGIFGQPSRLQNIIVNTARNLDLSVEQVALDWFKQYLHICVRPIVGILNKYGLACEFHQQNVMIELDKKGFPAKIYFRDNQGFFFREGRKELVSNALPGIADESQSIIDEESLAPKYTYYLVTNNILGVVNALGCNQLADERKLINLVYKSFKELENEDETGLVDYIINKRSWYTKGNLITSLQNINEADENLEYPAVFLDTPNPLNKYFFSNKLIKPETKEIVYSRYFEDDNVNISIRPFDIENDFEMIHEWFNMEHAKPFWKMDGPKRDLELWFRTILPSDEQHSFIGYVNDVPQFSFEPYWPMRDVVGAYYEALPTDYGTHFFVAETQKDKKFSFQSFQVALDYIFMLPEVGKCIGEASVDAVPTDRIITKLGYTREGVIEMPHKTAYLTFCTREGYWDKCPESRLEGKSI, encoded by the coding sequence ATGAATACATTGAAGTTAACTAATCAACAATACGCAGAAAAAATCAATTACACGGCTCTCATCAATTGCTACATGAGAGAATTTACCAACTGGAGCCGGTATTTGGGAATCCCTAAATATGATATTGCCATTGCCAGAAACATCAGAAAAACGCCTACAAATCTTCATATCAGAATCGATTTTTCTTCGATAGGATGTGACGTTTATATTCCTGTTACTTATTTTTCTGAAACTGGAAGACATCTTTTTGATTTTCCGGTTTTGAGAAGAGTTTTAGAAACAGACGAAGTTTCAGAAGTTGACATTTACGGTTTTATGACGCTTATCGCGGAATATTCAAGAGGAATTCATTCCGATATTGATGCTTCTACGGTTTTGAAAAGGTTAAACAATAGCATTGAAAATCTGACGACTTATTTAGATCATTTAGTTGAAAATAATAAGTCGGTGAATGATTTGGAAATGTCTTTCATCGAGGCTGAACAGTCACTGGTTTTAGGACATATTTTACATCCCGTTCCAAAATCGAAGCAAGGTTTTAATCAGGAAGATCTATTGAAATATTCTCCGGAAACTTCAGGACAGTTTCAGTTGTTTTACTTTTTAATCAACCCGGAAAATGTAATTGAAAAAAATGCAGACGGAAAGTTTGTAACTAAAGAATTAGGTGAAAAAATATATCCGCTTTTAAATTCGGAACATAAAAAATTATGGGATGAGTTTCCGGATTATCAGATTGTTCCGATGCATCCTTGGGAAGCCGAATACTTGCTGGTTCAGGAAGATGTTCAGATCATGCAGGAACAAGGAATTTTGCTTGCTTTAGGTCATTACGGAGAATTTTTCACCCCTACTTCATCGGTAAGAACAGTTTACAGCGAGAACAGTAAATGGATGTATAAATTTTCTCTGCATGTAAAAATTACAAATTCAGAAAGAATTAATCTTTACCCTGAACTTCATCGTGGTCACGACATTAGTCAGTTATTAAAAACAGATTGGGGGAAAGATTTGCAGAAAGATTATCCTGAGATCGATTTTATGGTTGATCCGGCTTTTATTGCTGTAAAATTTAATGACAAAATAATTAACGGTTTCAATATCAGCAGCAGAAGAAATCCTTTTCAGGGTGAAGATAAAACTAAAAATGTAACACTTTTAGCAGCTCTTTGTCAGGACGGAATTTTTGGTCAGCCTTCGAGACTGCAGAATATTATTGTCAACACCGCAAGAAATCTTGATCTATCTGTAGAACAGGTCGCTTTAGATTGGTTTAAACAATATCTTCACATCTGTGTAAGACCGATTGTTGGGATTTTGAATAAATATGGTTTAGCATGTGAATTCCACCAGCAAAACGTAATGATAGAGCTTGATAAAAAAGGTTTCCCAGCAAAAATTTATTTCAGAGACAATCAAGGATTTTTCTTTAGAGAAGGCAGAAAAGAATTGGTTTCGAATGCACTTCCCGGAATTGCGGATGAAAGTCAGTCGATTATTGATGAAGAATCTTTAGCTCCGAAATACACGTATTATTTGGTAACGAATAATATTTTAGGAGTGGTGAATGCTTTAGGTTGTAACCAATTAGCGGATGAAAGAAAATTAATCAATCTGGTTTATAAATCATTTAAAGAACTTGAAAATGAAGACGAAACAGGTTTGGTAGATTACATCATCAACAAAAGAAGTTGGTATACGAAAGGAAATTTAATTACAAGTTTACAAAATATCAACGAAGCAGACGAAAACCTTGAATATCCTGCTGTTTTTCTTGACACACCAAATCCGTTAAACAAATATTTTTTCTCAAATAAATTAATTAAACCTGAAACCAAGGAAATCGTTTATTCAAGGTATTTTGAAGACGATAATGTAAACATTAGCATTCGTCCTTTCGATATTGAAAATGATTTTGAAATGATTCACGAATGGTTCAATATGGAACATGCAAAACCTTTCTGGAAAATGGATGGACCGAAAAGAGACTTAGAACTTTGGTTTAGAACGATTCTTCCAAGTGACGAACAGCACAGTTTTATCGGCTATGTAAATGATGTTCCGCAATTCAGTTTTGAACCTTATTGGCCGATGAGAGATGTTGTAGGAGCTTATTATGAAGCGCTTCCAACCGATTATGGAACACACTTTTTCGTTGCCGAAACTCAGAAAGATAAAAAGTTTTCTTTCCAATCATTTCAAGTTGCTTTAGATTATATTTTTATGCTTCCTGAAGTTGGAAAATGTATCGGTGAAGCTTCTGTTGATGCGGTTCCGACGGATAGGATCATTACAAAATTAGGGTACACCCGTGAAGGTGTGATTGAAATGCCTCATAAAACCGCTTACCTGACTTTCTGTACGCGTGAAGGATATTGGGATAAATGCCCGGAAAGTAGACTGGAAGGGAAAAGTATTTAA
- a CDS encoding pyridoxal phosphate-dependent decarboxylase family protein, which yields MNTVITEQLVSEKESLFPNLENLFCDINIHEYQNVMQKAQESVIAFLEDNNQPFSGVSPKDLRKQFENIDLNSYPQSYEEVFEEVRTLYTQHAIAFHHPKYVAHLNCPVVIPAVAAEMLISSINSSLDTWDQSAGGTLMEQKLIEWTCNEIGYGKNSDGIFTSGGSQSNLMGMLLARDHYSIKHFNHNIKKDGLTKNAHRFRIFVSEAAHFSIQKSASILGLGEQAVIKIKTDRSFKMNSILLEDAIQKEIENGNIPIAVVATAGTTDFGNIDPLVNISAIAKKYGMWFHVDAAYGCGLLLTEKYRHLINGIENADSVTVDYHKSFFQPVSSSGFLVKDRNYFTLITHYADYLNPKDHDENEIPNQVNKSIQTTRRFDALKLWFTLRIIGKKGLGNYIERIISTAKEAAVLLENDPHFELLNRSDISALVFRYSANPFKTFDLSRINTYIKSQLYKNGNALVAGTKVNGQFYLKFTILNPLTTVEDIKSILITIKKYGNEYIEVN from the coding sequence ATGAACACAGTTATTACCGAACAATTGGTTTCGGAAAAGGAAAGTCTTTTCCCAAATCTGGAGAACTTATTTTGTGATATCAACATTCACGAATACCAAAATGTAATGCAAAAAGCACAGGAAAGTGTGATTGCATTTCTAGAAGACAACAATCAACCTTTCAGCGGAGTTTCTCCAAAAGACCTGAGAAAGCAGTTTGAAAACATCGACCTTAATAGTTATCCACAAAGTTATGAAGAGGTTTTCGAAGAGGTCAGAACGCTTTATACACAGCACGCCATTGCTTTTCATCATCCAAAATATGTTGCCCACCTCAATTGTCCGGTTGTTATTCCGGCAGTTGCTGCGGAAATGCTGATCAGTTCTATCAACTCTTCTCTTGATACCTGGGATCAAAGTGCAGGTGGAACTTTAATGGAACAAAAATTAATCGAATGGACCTGCAACGAAATTGGTTACGGAAAAAACTCAGATGGAATTTTTACAAGTGGCGGTTCTCAAAGTAATTTGATGGGAATGCTTTTGGCGAGAGATCATTATTCGATCAAACATTTTAATCACAACATTAAAAAAGACGGATTAACTAAAAACGCTCATCGTTTCAGGATCTTTGTTTCGGAAGCAGCTCATTTCAGCATTCAGAAAAGTGCTTCGATTTTAGGATTAGGCGAACAGGCAGTTATTAAAATTAAAACCGACCGGTCTTTCAAAATGAACAGTATCTTGTTGGAAGATGCCATTCAAAAAGAGATCGAAAACGGAAATATTCCTATCGCTGTAGTTGCAACAGCAGGAACTACAGATTTTGGAAACATTGATCCATTGGTGAATATTTCCGCCATTGCCAAAAAATACGGAATGTGGTTTCACGTAGATGCAGCTTATGGTTGCGGATTGCTTTTGACTGAAAAATACCGCCATTTAATTAATGGAATTGAAAACGCAGATTCTGTAACGGTCGATTATCACAAATCTTTTTTCCAGCCTGTAAGCAGCAGCGGATTTTTGGTGAAAGACAGAAACTATTTCACATTAATTACGCATTATGCCGATTATTTGAATCCAAAAGATCACGATGAAAACGAAATTCCGAATCAGGTTAATAAATCAATTCAGACAACAAGAAGGTTCGATGCATTGAAACTTTGGTTTACTTTAAGAATTATCGGTAAAAAAGGTCTTGGAAATTATATTGAAAGAATTATTTCCACAGCAAAAGAAGCCGCAGTTCTTCTTGAAAATGATCCGCATTTTGAGCTTCTGAACCGTTCTGATATTTCGGCCTTGGTTTTCCGCTATTCGGCAAATCCTTTCAAAACTTTCGACCTGAGCAGAATCAATACGTACATCAAATCACAACTCTATAAAAACGGAAATGCTCTCGTTGCAGGAACAAAGGTCAACGGACAGTTTTATTTAAAATTTACCATTCTCAATCCTTTAACAACGGTTGAAGACATCAAATCAATCTTAATCACAATAAAAAAATACGGAAATGAATACATTGAAGTTAACTAA
- a CDS encoding TonB-dependent receptor, whose amino-acid sequence MKKQYALSIFLLATLAANTSAQNLQDSLKTKDISEVIMVSSRSPKQISDIPGTVWVIGQKELQTQIRGGAGLKEVLGNMIPGFDFGNQGRTNYAQNMRGRNVLVMINGISINSTRATSRQFDAIDPFNIERIEVLSGASSIYGGDSTGGIINIITKKPTSNKLAFETSVGLKSGFHKDDLDKRIAQSVEGGTDKVKFRLGAAFTQNEGAFDANGDQIITDVKQADFQYNRSIDLLGGISAKLAPNQDLNVDLQYYNSKVRNKKWLSFGQNFVGFTTKNPDLINVLDGADSDLFPRTERFMVNLNYNVRNIWGGQDLILQAYGRREEVDFGASFAEVPKPPAGVVLPVFLSSARGNTNAYGAKLVLNKKWNAFNFTYGVDVDLESFTGDQAIFNPQKSAESGGLVNQTDAFVGRYPDTKTSALSGFIQADWNITDKLTFSGGVRQQLINVKLDDFVGFKEQVYMHFGYGNSADAVKGGKNNYDVTLLNANLLYKFNPSWQTWLNFSQGFAVPDAAKSYGFGKYQLSNNRWNLLNSMNIAEQPLSGIKTDQMELGFRHNRTSEEGLSAQGSVFYALSNKTLKIDNAAFTISLLDQKLRNYGFEGALSYRFAQGLELGGNVLLMQSETETVDKGWQNQSVYTTNPSKFMVFTGWNAKRFSLRLQMQNSMNYTDLADMKINGYTLFDLVGDVKLNKGVINFGVQNIFNKQYTTIWGQRSVFFYGAPQKAFAYQGRGTTFSVGYTINY is encoded by the coding sequence ATGAAAAAACAATATGCACTTTCAATTTTCTTACTGGCAACTTTAGCTGCAAATACCTCAGCTCAAAACCTGCAAGACAGTTTAAAGACCAAAGACATCTCAGAAGTAATTATGGTTTCTTCTCGTTCACCAAAACAAATCAGCGATATTCCGGGAACAGTTTGGGTAATCGGTCAAAAGGAACTTCAGACCCAGATTCGAGGCGGTGCAGGTTTGAAGGAAGTATTGGGAAATATGATTCCGGGATTTGATTTCGGAAATCAAGGTCGAACAAACTATGCACAAAACATGCGTGGAAGAAATGTTTTGGTGATGATTAACGGGATTTCTATTAACAGCACAAGAGCAACCAGCCGACAATTTGATGCCATTGATCCTTTTAACATCGAAAGAATTGAAGTTCTTTCTGGGGCATCTTCTATTTACGGGGGAGATTCTACAGGAGGAATTATCAACATTATTACAAAAAAACCAACATCTAACAAACTGGCTTTTGAAACTTCAGTAGGTTTAAAATCAGGTTTTCACAAAGATGATCTAGATAAAAGAATTGCTCAGTCTGTAGAAGGCGGAACCGATAAAGTGAAATTCAGATTGGGAGCAGCTTTTACACAAAACGAAGGTGCTTTTGATGCGAATGGCGACCAAATAATCACCGATGTAAAACAGGCAGACTTTCAATATAATAGATCTATTGATTTATTGGGAGGAATTAGCGCAAAACTGGCTCCAAACCAAGACCTGAATGTAGATTTACAATACTACAATTCAAAAGTAAGAAACAAAAAGTGGCTTTCATTCGGACAGAATTTTGTTGGATTCACCACAAAAAACCCTGATCTGATCAATGTTTTAGACGGAGCCGATTCTGATCTTTTTCCAAGAACGGAACGTTTTATGGTCAACCTCAATTACAATGTAAGAAATATTTGGGGCGGGCAAGATCTAATTTTACAAGCTTACGGAAGACGCGAAGAAGTAGATTTCGGAGCATCGTTTGCAGAAGTTCCGAAACCACCGGCTGGAGTTGTACTTCCGGTTTTTCTTTCATCCGCAAGAGGAAATACAAATGCTTACGGAGCAAAATTAGTTTTAAATAAAAAATGGAACGCTTTCAATTTTACTTACGGAGTTGATGTAGATCTCGAAAGTTTCACAGGTGATCAGGCAATTTTTAATCCACAAAAAAGTGCAGAATCAGGAGGTTTGGTGAATCAGACCGATGCTTTTGTAGGAAGATATCCCGATACAAAAACATCTGCTCTTTCAGGTTTTATTCAGGCAGATTGGAATATTACAGATAAATTAACTTTTTCAGGGGGTGTTCGTCAACAGTTGATCAATGTAAAACTGGATGATTTTGTAGGATTCAAAGAACAGGTTTACATGCATTTCGGTTATGGAAATTCTGCAGATGCCGTGAAAGGAGGTAAAAACAATTATGATGTCACTTTATTGAACGCCAATTTACTGTATAAATTTAATCCTTCTTGGCAAACCTGGTTAAATTTCTCTCAGGGATTTGCCGTTCCTGATGCTGCAAAATCTTATGGTTTCGGAAAATATCAATTGAGCAACAACCGTTGGAACTTGCTCAACAGTATGAATATCGCAGAACAGCCTTTAAGCGGAATTAAAACTGATCAGATGGAGCTTGGTTTTAGGCACAACCGAACATCAGAAGAAGGACTTTCTGCTCAAGGATCGGTTTTCTATGCACTTTCCAACAAAACTTTGAAAATCGACAATGCAGCTTTCACCATTTCTTTGCTTGATCAAAAATTAAGAAATTATGGTTTTGAAGGCGCTTTAAGCTACAGATTTGCTCAAGGTTTAGAATTGGGAGGAAACGTTTTATTAATGCAGTCTGAAACAGAAACGGTTGATAAGGGTTGGCAAAACCAGTCGGTTTACACCACAAACCCATCAAAATTTATGGTTTTTACGGGATGGAATGCAAAAAGGTTCTCATTAAGACTACAAATGCAGAATTCCATGAATTACACAGATTTAGCAGACATGAAAATCAACGGATATACCTTATTTGATTTAGTTGGAGATGTGAAATTAAACAAAGGAGTCATCAATTTTGGAGTACAAAATATTTTCAACAAACAGTACACTACCATTTGGGGACAGCGTTCCGTATTTTTCTACGGAGCACCTCAAAAAGCCTTTGCTTATCAGGGACGAGGAACTACATTTTCTGTAGGATATACAATAAATTATTAA
- the ruvA gene encoding Holliday junction branch migration protein RuvA, producing the protein MIFSLQGIVQELTPTYAVINVNGVGYYVGISLMTSQRLTLNKETFLFIQQIIREDAHLLFGFHTRLEKEMFNLLISVNGVGAVSALILLSTLSLEEIASAILSGNGAVIQKAKGIGAKTAERIIVDLKDKVQKFGNTEGNISSFENNKVKEESLSALEVLGIPKRTSEKIADRILKQVPEITVEELVKQILKNI; encoded by the coding sequence ATGATATTTTCTTTACAAGGCATCGTTCAGGAGCTTACCCCAACTTACGCTGTAATCAACGTAAATGGTGTAGGATATTATGTCGGAATCAGCCTCATGACTTCTCAAAGACTTACTTTAAATAAAGAAACATTTTTATTCATTCAGCAGATCATCCGTGAAGATGCGCATCTGCTTTTTGGGTTTCATACCCGTTTGGAAAAAGAAATGTTTAATCTCTTAATAAGCGTAAACGGTGTAGGTGCAGTTTCAGCACTCATTTTATTATCAACTTTAAGCCTTGAAGAAATTGCATCAGCAATACTTTCCGGAAACGGAGCTGTGATTCAGAAAGCCAAGGGAATCGGAGCAAAAACTGCCGAAAGAATTATTGTCGATTTGAAAGATAAGGTTCAAAAATTCGGGAATACTGAAGGTAATATTTCTTCGTTTGAGAATAATAAAGTGAAGGAAGAATCGTTATCTGCATTAGAAGTTCTAGGGATTCCTAAACGAACAAGTGAGAAAATTGCAGATCGAATTTTGAAACAAGTTCCGGAAATTACTGTAGAAGAATTGGTAAAACAAATTTTAAAAAACATTTAA